The Parachlamydiales bacterium genome includes a region encoding these proteins:
- the alaS gene encoding alanine--tRNA ligase, which translates to MLTQSIRRQFIEYFKSKGHAHVISSSVVPHEDPTLLFSNAGMNQFKEVFLGMSVRDYKRATTCQKCIRAGGKHNDLDNVGHTSRHLTFFEMLGNFSFGDYFKKEAMAFAWEVATKVFGFDEDKIWPTVFREDDEAFELWKQYVPVERITRMDEKDNFWAMGDTGPCGPCSELYYDRGPAFGKGTSPADDPDGERYIEFWNLVFMQYNRQPDGKLVPLPNPSIDTGAGLERVVSLKMNVNSIFLTDIFQGIIQKIEEISGKKYVHEDEKTAPAFRVIADHLRSLSFAIADGAQPSNVERGYVLRKILRRAVRYGRQLGIDEPFLGRVLPRLIELMGEDYPELRKAEKRISDILTGEEEAFLRTLQRGGNMLNQVIQRAQEHNRLINGEDAFKLKDTYGLPIEEILLFAKDNNFTVELRRYEELENEARERSRSQHKTAKQSVEQSVFAEFAAKEKETEFLGYENSTATAVVKALIKEGAFVKRLEKGEEGMVILDKTPFYAEMGGQVGDSGMITTSSGRFEVKDAQAPSKGITGHIGIVQDGLLQLGDTVEVSLDTSRRQQIANNHTATHLLHWALHKVLGEHVKQAGSVVDEGHLRFDFNHHKALTADEIEAIENLVNDKIRQNNPVKWYEIPYDQAQHRQDIKQFFGDKYGTTVRVVDIDYSKELCGGTHTSFTGNIGLFIIPKESSIAAGVRRIEAITGAAAMEYLRSHGQQIEQLAALAKVKPLQLQDRLNKLLDENKALSQELKKLRQGSLSQKINEMLSEVSNVNNIPLIAAELAISADELRQCADETMARLGSGVLVLGNKENERCQLLIRVSDDLVGKGVNAQAIIKEIAPIVGGSGGGKPNNAQAGGKDPSKLGEAFAAAKQFLARH; encoded by the coding sequence ATGTTAACACAAAGTATACGCCGCCAGTTCATCGAATATTTTAAATCGAAGGGGCATGCCCACGTCATTTCCTCCTCTGTTGTTCCACATGAGGACCCGACCTTGCTGTTTTCCAATGCAGGGATGAACCAATTTAAAGAAGTTTTTTTAGGGATGTCGGTGAGAGATTACAAGCGGGCAACGACGTGTCAAAAGTGTATCCGCGCAGGCGGCAAGCATAATGACCTAGATAATGTGGGACATACTTCCAGGCATTTGACCTTTTTCGAGATGTTGGGAAACTTCTCCTTTGGGGATTATTTCAAAAAAGAAGCCATGGCCTTCGCCTGGGAAGTCGCTACAAAAGTTTTTGGTTTTGACGAAGATAAGATCTGGCCTACTGTATTCAGGGAAGATGATGAAGCGTTCGAGCTTTGGAAACAGTACGTTCCGGTGGAGCGCATCACACGTATGGATGAAAAAGACAATTTCTGGGCAATGGGAGATACCGGCCCGTGCGGACCCTGCTCTGAACTATACTATGACAGAGGGCCTGCGTTCGGCAAGGGAACCAGCCCGGCGGATGACCCGGATGGGGAGCGATATATCGAGTTTTGGAACCTAGTATTCATGCAGTACAACCGTCAGCCTGACGGAAAACTTGTCCCCTTACCCAATCCTTCCATCGATACAGGGGCAGGCTTAGAGCGTGTTGTTTCATTGAAAATGAATGTCAACAGCATCTTTTTGACAGATATTTTCCAAGGCATCATTCAAAAGATCGAAGAGATCAGCGGCAAGAAATACGTTCATGAAGATGAGAAGACAGCGCCCGCATTTAGGGTGATTGCAGATCATTTGCGCAGCTTATCTTTTGCTATCGCGGATGGTGCGCAGCCTAGCAATGTGGAGAGAGGGTACGTTCTGCGCAAAATTTTACGCCGCGCCGTACGTTATGGAAGACAATTGGGTATCGATGAGCCTTTCCTAGGGCGTGTCCTACCCCGCCTTATCGAACTCATGGGAGAAGACTATCCCGAGTTACGCAAAGCGGAAAAACGCATTTCCGACATTTTAACGGGTGAGGAAGAAGCATTCTTGCGCACATTGCAGCGCGGGGGAAACATGCTCAACCAAGTTATCCAAAGAGCACAGGAACACAACCGTCTCATCAACGGCGAAGATGCTTTCAAACTAAAAGACACTTATGGATTACCTATAGAAGAAATCTTGCTATTCGCTAAAGACAACAATTTTACTGTCGAATTACGCCGCTATGAAGAGTTGGAAAACGAAGCGCGTGAGCGTTCACGCAGCCAACATAAGACAGCTAAGCAAAGTGTGGAACAAAGCGTATTTGCAGAGTTTGCTGCTAAAGAGAAAGAGACCGAATTCCTAGGATATGAGAACAGCACGGCGACTGCTGTAGTCAAGGCTCTAATCAAAGAAGGCGCCTTTGTGAAGCGTTTGGAAAAGGGTGAAGAAGGGATGGTCATCCTCGATAAAACACCTTTCTATGCAGAGATGGGCGGCCAAGTGGGCGATAGCGGGATGATTACTACGTCTTCAGGCAGATTTGAAGTTAAAGATGCACAAGCTCCTTCCAAAGGAATTACAGGACATATCGGTATTGTACAAGATGGACTACTGCAGCTAGGTGATACTGTGGAAGTTAGCCTGGATACATCAAGACGTCAGCAGATTGCCAACAACCATACTGCAACACACCTGCTCCATTGGGCGCTGCATAAAGTTCTAGGAGAACATGTTAAGCAGGCCGGCTCTGTCGTGGATGAAGGACATCTTCGCTTTGACTTTAACCACCATAAAGCTTTGACAGCGGACGAAATAGAGGCTATTGAAAATCTAGTCAATGACAAAATCCGTCAAAATAATCCTGTCAAATGGTACGAAATTCCCTATGATCAAGCACAGCACAGACAGGACATCAAACAATTTTTCGGGGATAAATACGGCACAACAGTACGTGTCGTCGACATCGACTATTCCAAAGAACTGTGCGGTGGCACACACACGAGTTTTACCGGAAATATCGGCCTTTTTATCATCCCTAAAGAAAGCAGCATCGCTGCAGGTGTAAGACGTATCGAAGCCATTACAGGCGCTGCTGCAATGGAATACCTGCGCAGCCACGGCCAGCAGATCGAACAGCTTGCAGCCCTAGCAAAAGTGAAACCGCTACAGCTCCAGGACCGTTTAAATAAATTGTTGGATGAAAACAAAGCCTTATCCCAGGAGTTGAAAAAACTCCGCCAAGGAAGCTTGTCCCAAAAAATCAATGAGATGCTAAGCGAAGTCTCGAATGTCAATAATATCCCTTTAATTGCTGCAGAGCTTGCCATTTCTGCTGACGAACTGAGACAATGTGCTGACGAGACGATGGCACGTCTAGGCAGTGGAGTGCTGGTTTTAGGAAACAAGGAAAATGAACGTTGCCAGCTTCTAATACGTGTCAGCGACGACCTAGTTGGCAAAGGGGTGAATGCCCAAGCCATCATTAAAGAGATTGCACCTATCGTTGGCGGAAGCGGCGGCGGCAAGCCTAATAATGCCCAAGCAGGTGGTAAAGATCCAAGCAAACTTGGAGAAGCCTTTGCTGCGGCAAAACAATTTTTAGCGCGTCATTAA
- the topA gene encoding type I DNA topoisomerase — translation MSKALIIVESPAKIKTLQKFLGSNYRFESSIGHIRDLPAKEFGIDLEKDFEPKYVTMPDKEAVITKLRKAAKECDIVYLCPDPDREGEAIAWHISQILPAGTKLRRVTFNSITKDSVLKALDSPREIDVAMVNAQQARRLLDRIVGYKISPLLNKRIQRGRASGVSAGRVQSVALKLVVDREKEIEAFKPVEYWNLAALLAVQKTHDSPFRAALYSVDGKRIDKEAAEGKDILLIGNKATADAILKRMKHSPYQVTSVEKKEKRRNPVPPFITSTLQQEASRHFGFSSSRTMSIAQSLYEGVDLGNEGTEGLITYMRTDSVRIAPEAIQDARRFVTSTFGNDYLPASPKVYASKGSAQDAHEAIRPTNLYHTPDSIRNYLTKDQFNLYQLIWRRFISSQMAPAIYDTVAANIEGEKGIIVRATGSVIKFRGFLAIYEEKKDEKEEEKEDEDRILPPLQEGQLLDLREALAEQAFTRPPPRFTEASLVKELEKSGIGRPSTYATIMNKIQSREYTVKEQSRLKPTELGRVIAQFLEDNFKQIMDIGFTSSMEDDLEKIAEQEKDWKVLMRDFWTQFAPTIEIAEKEAYIPKVMTDLICPTCGSNLQKIWFKNKYFFGCSRYPDCNYSAPVEELEFNKEDYDPDFDWTQHCPKCSKEMKLRFGKFGPFLGCTDYPNCRGIVNIPKKGETALPQQEMPACPAIGCPGQLVARRSRFGKIFYSCSTFPECDVIVNSLEQIETKYVNHPRTAYIAKTKGKAPAKSKAAAAAAEKKEAKAKPKKKAVHPQVKVSSELAAIVGTEGLSRPEITKKLWEYIKGKELQDPANKRRINPDTELAKVFGSSEPVDMMKLPGLVNKHITKE, via the coding sequence ATGTCAAAAGCATTAATTATTGTAGAGTCTCCAGCAAAGATCAAAACTTTGCAAAAATTTTTGGGAAGTAATTACCGGTTCGAATCCTCTATCGGACATATACGCGATCTTCCCGCCAAAGAATTCGGCATCGACCTGGAAAAAGATTTCGAGCCGAAATATGTCACCATGCCCGATAAAGAAGCAGTCATCACCAAACTCCGCAAAGCTGCCAAAGAATGCGATATCGTCTACCTCTGTCCCGACCCTGACCGCGAAGGAGAGGCCATAGCCTGGCATATTTCACAGATTCTCCCCGCCGGTACCAAGCTACGACGCGTTACCTTTAACTCTATCACAAAAGACTCGGTTTTAAAGGCCTTAGACTCTCCCCGCGAAATCGATGTCGCAATGGTCAATGCCCAGCAAGCGCGCCGCCTGTTGGACCGTATTGTAGGTTATAAAATCTCTCCGCTTCTCAATAAAAGGATCCAGCGTGGACGTGCGAGCGGCGTATCTGCAGGACGCGTCCAATCTGTTGCCTTGAAGCTTGTTGTGGATAGAGAAAAAGAAATTGAAGCCTTCAAGCCTGTAGAATATTGGAACTTGGCCGCCCTGCTTGCTGTCCAGAAAACACACGATTCCCCTTTCCGCGCAGCGTTATATAGTGTGGACGGCAAAAGGATCGACAAAGAAGCTGCTGAAGGCAAAGATATTCTCCTTATCGGTAATAAAGCCACTGCCGATGCTATCTTAAAACGCATGAAGCATTCCCCTTACCAGGTGACTTCTGTCGAGAAAAAAGAAAAACGCCGCAACCCTGTGCCCCCCTTTATTACTTCTACGCTGCAACAGGAAGCCAGCAGGCATTTCGGATTCTCCTCCTCCCGTACTATGTCTATCGCACAATCCCTCTATGAAGGTGTGGATCTAGGCAACGAAGGCACTGAAGGTCTGATCACCTATATGCGTACCGACTCGGTCAGAATTGCCCCCGAAGCAATACAAGATGCACGCCGCTTTGTCACTTCTACTTTCGGAAACGACTATCTGCCTGCCTCCCCTAAAGTCTACGCCTCTAAGGGCAGCGCACAAGATGCTCACGAAGCTATCCGTCCTACCAACCTATACCATACGCCCGACAGCATACGCAATTATTTGACGAAGGACCAGTTCAACCTTTACCAATTGATCTGGAGACGCTTTATCTCTTCCCAGATGGCTCCCGCCATCTATGATACTGTAGCCGCTAATATTGAAGGCGAAAAAGGAATTATCGTCCGTGCGACCGGCTCTGTCATCAAATTCCGCGGTTTCTTAGCTATCTACGAAGAGAAAAAAGACGAAAAAGAAGAAGAGAAAGAAGACGAAGACCGCATCCTTCCCCCTCTGCAAGAAGGGCAGCTGCTGGACTTAAGGGAAGCGTTAGCTGAACAAGCTTTCACTAGACCCCCGCCGCGTTTCACCGAAGCATCCCTCGTTAAAGAATTAGAAAAGTCCGGAATAGGAAGACCTTCTACTTACGCTACGATCATGAATAAGATCCAAAGCAGAGAGTATACTGTCAAAGAGCAAAGCAGGCTGAAGCCTACAGAACTAGGCCGCGTCATCGCCCAATTCTTGGAAGATAACTTCAAGCAGATTATGGATATCGGGTTTACTTCGTCGATGGAAGACGACCTGGAAAAAATAGCCGAACAGGAAAAAGACTGGAAAGTCCTCATGCGTGACTTCTGGACGCAGTTTGCACCCACGATTGAAATCGCCGAAAAAGAAGCATATATTCCTAAAGTCATGACGGACCTCATCTGTCCAACCTGTGGCTCCAACCTCCAAAAAATCTGGTTCAAAAACAAATACTTCTTCGGCTGCTCCCGTTATCCCGACTGCAACTATAGCGCCCCCGTCGAGGAATTAGAGTTCAATAAAGAAGATTACGACCCTGATTTTGACTGGACCCAACACTGCCCCAAATGCAGCAAAGAGATGAAACTGCGCTTTGGCAAATTTGGACCCTTTTTAGGCTGCACCGACTACCCTAACTGCCGCGGCATCGTCAATATCCCTAAAAAAGGTGAAACAGCTTTACCTCAACAAGAGATGCCTGCTTGTCCTGCTATCGGATGTCCCGGTCAACTTGTAGCCCGTAGATCGCGCTTTGGTAAAATCTTCTATTCTTGCTCCACTTTCCCGGAATGTGATGTGATCGTGAATAGCTTAGAACAGATTGAAACCAAATACGTGAATCATCCACGTACCGCCTATATAGCAAAAACTAAGGGCAAAGCTCCCGCTAAATCTAAAGCTGCCGCAGCCGCAGCAGAAAAGAAAGAAGCTAAAGCTAAACCCAAGAAGAAAGCTGTCCATCCGCAAGTGAAAGTTTCGAGTGAGCTGGCTGCCATCGTAGGAACGGAAGGCCTAAGCCGCCCTGAAATCACTAAAAAGTTGTGGGAATATATCAAAGGTAAAGAACTGCAAGACCCGGCCAATAAACGCCGCATCAATCCGGATACTGAGCTAGCTAAAGTCTTTGGTTCTAGCGAACCGGTAGATATGATGAAACTGCCCGGTTTGGTCAACAAGCACATCACGAAAGAGTAA
- the dprA gene encoding DNA-processing protein DprA: MDQVHTLCRLMHLPGFGPVKIKRLIERFGSPNDAFLAEPEEFQSNPVWMDRKKFTSWENDLRLVEEADITLIPYFAPNYPARLRGINDAPMLLYVKGTLLSTDNQCIAIIGTRFATPYGMETAESFGQNLARAQVCVTSGLARGIDTAAHKGALRYGRTIAVIGSGLGELYPPENRALANSIAENGAIISEYPMLTPPSKLTFPQRNRIVSGMSRGVLLIEAPEKSGAMITMDLAHQQGKTCWALPGRVDFPSFEGNHSLIKKGKAKLATKAGDVLDGYDDLFSQNLPVKVKHLGLTEQEQQFLSKFPAGSVMMDELCRLTQLPVAKISVLLMGLVFKNIIKEVPGQRYQKR; the protein is encoded by the coding sequence ATGGATCAAGTTCATACTCTATGCAGGCTCATGCACCTTCCGGGTTTTGGTCCCGTAAAAATTAAACGTTTGATCGAACGCTTTGGATCGCCAAACGATGCATTTTTAGCCGAACCCGAGGAATTTCAATCCAATCCTGTCTGGATGGATAGAAAAAAATTCACTTCCTGGGAAAATGACCTGCGTCTCGTAGAAGAAGCAGATATAACTCTTATCCCCTATTTTGCCCCAAATTATCCGGCTCGCTTGCGGGGAATTAATGATGCGCCTATGCTACTATATGTAAAGGGTACACTTTTATCGACTGATAATCAATGCATTGCAATTATTGGAACTCGATTTGCCACCCCTTATGGCATGGAGACTGCCGAATCATTTGGACAAAATTTAGCCCGCGCCCAAGTCTGTGTCACCAGCGGATTAGCTAGAGGAATCGATACTGCCGCTCATAAGGGCGCATTACGTTATGGAAGAACGATCGCTGTTATCGGCTCAGGCTTAGGGGAACTCTACCCACCCGAAAATCGCGCTTTAGCAAATAGTATCGCAGAAAATGGCGCTATTATCAGCGAATATCCAATGCTGACCCCGCCTAGTAAATTGACCTTTCCTCAACGCAACCGCATAGTTAGCGGGATGTCACGCGGCGTACTATTAATTGAGGCTCCGGAAAAAAGCGGCGCCATGATTACGATGGATCTGGCTCATCAGCAAGGGAAAACTTGCTGGGCTTTGCCGGGTAGAGTAGATTTCCCTTCCTTTGAAGGCAATCACTCTTTAATTAAAAAAGGAAAAGCAAAGTTAGCCACAAAAGCGGGCGATGTGTTAGATGGATATGACGATCTGTTTTCACAAAATTTGCCTGTAAAGGTAAAACACCTAGGTCTAACAGAACAGGAACAACAGTTTTTAAGTAAATTTCCTGCCGGCTCTGTCATGATGGATGAATTGTGCCGGTTGACTCAACTGCCTGTAGCTAAGATTAGCGTTCTGTTAATGGGTTTGGTTTTTAAAAACATAATAAAAGAAGTACCTGGTCAGAGGTACCAAAAAAGATGA
- the mfd gene encoding transcription-repair coupling factor, translated as MSGFDELWQQSPALQALVEAARNGQSILVEELWNSSKALIAALFQQATGKHVLIITGAAAEENKQLLDIPFFTQAPVVHFPAWETLPNEYIPPSPDIVGERYQVLRDIRTNPQPHIILGVLQACLQKLIIPPLFDDLYLELKVNTTISFEVLIDKFQTMGYKRHPVAADKGEFAIRGGIVDIFPVSSPTPYRLEFFGDDIESIRLYDPISQTSVGKADKVLIPPAQELELLQGQNTFGTILEYLGPHTVVILDDLLSVEDRAASLVSLGSMGTKYFTSFDELLQQIEPLQKVLFSHLPIEELSEVKSRPEKGYYSGSTHLTPIGFEVFDKPFQALRWRHPFATCGEFLSLNAAEGHTITSHELMEGLTKLPPAISLAIVGETERDKLHFLEKMQGASLPPNTHYLTGYLSDGLCIEDVPLLLFPLTELTHRYKIRRQKLRTAYNTAASQLFDLVPGELVVHLNNGIGKFLGIERRPNHQGHENEFLLLEYGEGAKLFVPIQQAHLVTKYIGATDDIPQLHQLGSPKWKKIKEHTQKAIVGYAKDLLDLYAQRQIRQGYACGPDSEDTRSFEHDFPFEETTDQLIAIDNVKTDMCSTKPMDRLICGDVGYGKTEVAMRAAFKAVVDGGKQVAVLVPTTVLAMQHYENFVERMGNFPINIGVLSRFRTPKQQKDTIQGVKQGTVDIVIGTHRIVSADVEFKNLGLVIIDEEQRFGVRAKEHLKKLKTNVDCLTLSATPIPRTLYMSLVGARDMSVINTPPEDRLPISTLIVEPSDEVIKNALLRELARDGQAFVIHNRVETIYGFADKVRRLLPHARIGIAHGQMTSDELDSIFHHFKHGEIDILFATTIIENGIDIPNANTILIDQADKYGLASLYQMRGRVGRWNRRAYAYLLVKNRRTLTEISRKRLQALAEAGAHGGGIKVAMRDLEIRGAGDILGTEQSGHVASIGFHFYCKLLKRTIEALQGKHPLTAFDVKIDFPVDARITDRYVNEVSLRMEIYQRLGESVSLHEVDAIWNELRDRFGPPPIQAEWLYHLSRIRVEAGQKGYTSLKWENMALTTERKVGQETVIRKQLLKPSKTPQALEEAVLKLL; from the coding sequence GTGTCCGGCTTTGATGAACTATGGCAGCAAAGTCCTGCACTTCAAGCATTAGTCGAGGCTGCCCGTAACGGGCAGTCTATTTTAGTCGAAGAACTGTGGAATTCCTCTAAAGCATTAATTGCAGCACTATTTCAGCAGGCGACAGGAAAGCATGTGCTGATTATCACGGGCGCTGCAGCAGAAGAAAATAAACAGCTTTTGGACATCCCCTTCTTTACCCAAGCCCCTGTAGTGCATTTTCCGGCATGGGAAACCTTACCCAATGAATATATTCCTCCCAGCCCGGACATTGTGGGCGAGCGTTACCAAGTGTTACGCGATATCAGAACCAATCCCCAACCGCATATCATTTTAGGGGTTTTGCAAGCCTGCTTGCAAAAACTGATCATTCCTCCCCTCTTTGACGACCTCTATTTAGAACTTAAGGTCAATACCACCATTTCCTTTGAAGTGTTGATAGATAAATTCCAAACAATGGGTTACAAGCGCCATCCTGTAGCTGCAGATAAGGGCGAGTTTGCCATCCGTGGGGGGATAGTTGACATTTTCCCCGTTTCCTCCCCTACTCCCTACCGATTAGAGTTTTTTGGCGATGATATCGAATCCATACGCCTCTACGACCCGATCAGTCAGACCTCTGTAGGAAAAGCAGACAAGGTGCTCATTCCCCCAGCTCAAGAACTTGAATTGTTGCAAGGACAGAACACTTTTGGGACTATATTAGAATATCTTGGCCCCCATACTGTCGTTATTTTAGATGATCTCTTAAGCGTAGAGGACAGAGCTGCCAGTCTAGTCTCATTAGGTTCCATGGGAACCAAATATTTTACTTCCTTCGATGAATTACTGCAGCAGATCGAGCCTCTACAGAAAGTTCTGTTTAGCCATCTGCCTATTGAAGAGTTATCTGAGGTAAAATCGAGACCCGAGAAGGGTTATTACTCGGGCAGTACACACCTAACTCCCATAGGTTTCGAGGTGTTTGACAAACCCTTTCAAGCTTTAAGATGGCGCCATCCATTTGCTACCTGCGGGGAATTTCTTTCTCTAAATGCCGCAGAAGGGCATACCATCACTTCGCATGAATTGATGGAAGGATTGACCAAGCTTCCTCCAGCGATCTCTTTGGCTATCGTAGGCGAAACTGAAAGAGACAAGCTGCATTTCTTAGAAAAAATGCAGGGCGCATCATTGCCTCCCAACACACATTATCTAACCGGCTACCTCTCTGACGGCCTGTGTATTGAAGACGTTCCCCTACTGCTTTTTCCACTTACAGAGCTTACCCACCGTTATAAGATCCGTCGCCAAAAATTACGCACTGCCTACAATACCGCAGCGTCCCAACTCTTTGATCTTGTCCCCGGAGAACTTGTCGTCCATTTAAACAACGGCATCGGTAAATTCCTCGGGATCGAGAGAAGGCCCAACCATCAAGGGCACGAAAATGAATTCCTCCTGCTGGAATATGGCGAAGGAGCAAAACTGTTTGTTCCCATCCAACAAGCCCACCTGGTGACTAAATATATTGGCGCGACGGATGATATCCCCCAGCTGCATCAGTTGGGAAGTCCCAAGTGGAAAAAAATTAAAGAACATACTCAGAAAGCTATTGTAGGCTACGCTAAAGATCTGCTCGATCTCTATGCACAAAGGCAGATACGGCAAGGATATGCTTGCGGACCCGATAGTGAAGATACCCGCTCTTTCGAACATGATTTCCCTTTTGAGGAAACGACCGACCAACTTATCGCCATCGACAATGTCAAAACTGATATGTGTTCCACTAAACCCATGGACAGGCTGATCTGCGGCGATGTAGGCTACGGTAAAACTGAAGTAGCTATGCGTGCAGCATTCAAAGCTGTCGTCGATGGCGGAAAACAAGTTGCCGTCCTTGTTCCTACAACGGTATTAGCGATGCAACACTATGAAAATTTCGTTGAAAGAATGGGCAACTTCCCTATCAACATCGGTGTCCTATCTCGTTTTAGAACCCCTAAGCAGCAAAAAGACACTATCCAAGGCGTCAAACAAGGAACTGTCGATATCGTTATCGGCACGCACCGCATCGTCAGTGCCGATGTGGAATTCAAAAACCTCGGTCTAGTCATCATCGACGAGGAACAACGTTTTGGTGTTAGGGCCAAAGAACACTTAAAGAAACTTAAAACAAATGTCGACTGCCTGACGCTCTCTGCCACACCTATCCCACGCACGCTGTATATGTCCTTGGTAGGCGCACGGGATATGTCCGTCATCAATACCCCGCCTGAAGACCGTTTACCTATTTCTACTCTCATTGTGGAACCAAGCGACGAAGTCATTAAAAATGCTCTGTTAAGAGAACTTGCACGTGATGGACAGGCTTTTGTTATACACAACCGTGTAGAAACCATTTACGGCTTTGCAGATAAAGTCAGGCGCCTTCTCCCCCACGCACGCATCGGCATCGCTCATGGCCAGATGACAAGCGACGAGCTGGACAGTATCTTCCACCACTTTAAACATGGTGAGATAGATATACTATTTGCCACAACGATCATTGAAAATGGCATCGATATCCCTAATGCCAATACTATTCTTATCGACCAAGCAGATAAATATGGGCTTGCCAGCTTATACCAGATGCGCGGCCGTGTAGGGCGTTGGAACAGGCGCGCTTATGCCTATTTGTTAGTGAAAAACCGTCGGACATTAACTGAGATCTCCCGCAAGAGACTGCAAGCCTTAGCAGAAGCTGGAGCCCATGGCGGCGGAATCAAGGTCGCTATGCGTGATTTGGAAATACGAGGCGCAGGTGATATCCTAGGAACAGAACAGTCCGGACACGTTGCCTCCATTGGTTTTCACTTTTACTGCAAACTGCTAAAGCGCACGATTGAAGCTTTGCAAGGCAAACACCCTCTTACAGCCTTTGATGTCAAAATCGACTTCCCTGTCGACGCACGTATCACTGATAGATATGTGAACGAGGTTAGCCTCCGTATGGAGATCTATCAACGTTTAGGTGAATCGGTAAGTTTGCATGAAGTGGATGCGATCTGGAATGAGCTACGGGATCGCTTTGGCCCTCCGCCTATACAAGCGGAATGGCTATACCACCTATCCCGTATTCGCGTAGAAGCCGGACAGAAAGGATATACTTCGCTCAAGTGGGAAAACATGGCCCTCACAACAGAACGTAAAGTAGGACAGGAAACAGTCATCAGGAAGCAGCTGTTAAAGCCTAGCAAGACTCCACAAGCCTTAGAAGAAGCAGTATTAAAGCTTTTGTAG
- a CDS encoding inositol monophosphatase family protein, whose product MEAIWENALATAIEAAKEGAVHLKKYWGRLKSIRQKTSHSDLVTEADEASENAIKEVLLRNFPSDGILAEESGGPRKDIPERLWVIDPLDGTTNYTHQYPMFAISIALLWKGSPVVGVVYNPIMDELFSARLNGGAFLNGQKINVSTVPDLEHSLLATGFSYDRRVNPENNYAPFCLLTHLCHGVRRSGSACIDLAYVAAGRLEGYWERGLQPWDVASGTLLVQEAGGHLTGYKGVPLDIFSGRVVATNKQIHAELCAAIESSNNKE is encoded by the coding sequence ATGGAAGCTATCTGGGAAAATGCCCTCGCCACCGCCATCGAAGCCGCCAAAGAGGGGGCTGTGCACCTGAAGAAATATTGGGGCAGGCTGAAGTCAATACGTCAGAAAACTTCTCACTCGGACTTAGTGACAGAAGCCGATGAGGCTTCAGAAAATGCCATTAAAGAGGTTCTTCTCAGAAATTTTCCTTCGGATGGCATCTTGGCAGAAGAGTCGGGGGGGCCGCGTAAGGATATTCCGGAAAGATTATGGGTCATAGACCCTTTAGACGGCACTACCAACTATACACACCAATATCCTATGTTTGCCATTTCCATAGCCCTCCTATGGAAGGGATCCCCCGTGGTAGGGGTTGTCTACAATCCTATTATGGATGAGTTATTCTCTGCCCGGTTAAATGGCGGCGCTTTTCTCAATGGGCAGAAAATAAATGTTTCTACCGTACCCGATTTAGAGCATTCCTTATTGGCCACAGGCTTTTCTTATGACCGCCGTGTAAACCCAGAAAATAACTACGCCCCTTTCTGCCTTCTCACGCATCTATGCCACGGTGTCCGCCGTAGCGGCTCTGCATGTATTGATTTAGCCTATGTTGCAGCCGGTCGTTTGGAAGGATACTGGGAGCGAGGCTTACAGCCTTGGGATGTAGCTTCAGGTACCCTTTTAGTACAGGAAGCAGGCGGTCATCTGACCGGATATAAGGGCGTGCCCTTAGATATTTTCTCCGGCCGGGTTGTCGCTACCAATAAACAAATCCATGCAGAATTGTGTGCAGCCATTGAGTCATCCAATAATAAAGAGTAA